A genomic region of Ignavibacteria bacterium contains the following coding sequences:
- a CDS encoding T9SS type A sorting domain-containing protein gives MVNAQSIDRVQRNQVQRMQDDNGSISLIPINRTPLGPPFVTELAAGFVQGDVIIGPEIATSISGFYDYKTNGESNHYIQQDPANPLAFHVIDMQADSVDATGVTSRRIKYAFSLDGGVVWSFADNVPGIRAGYGVLALKSDGSAIIANHSQPGAILNANLYVDAFPGLGSFTEYLAQAPSAIWPQISVLSNGNVIMLSRPQSSTSGAQNDTLYYCIWNGTSLGPKQVFWIATPPYAGGVAFSNMAFNVADNNNGTVGMIANPEQEMDVFESPIVHMKISTDNAATFGEAFDIFTPFLENGNQDTVYIAGGHDLTFKPGTNDWVWVASGTADGLFAKTRLFLIKGTGNTVTSTQVIADTVNLPMMARTYTQTWAFQYPIDHPKLGWSEDGSALYCSFDVVTSDTGARGWNTRDVFYMYSTNNGTNWSEPVRITNTPTIDEGFPSISQWNLGTTALTHTLNMSYMKDPGDGPSSFNGTGLLMPPTRNTLIYRKMTMATTNISNSITNLNDYKLLQNYPNPFNPSTTITYNLPRKEFVTLKVYNVLGKEVASLVNATQDAGIQNITFDASRLASGLYFYSISAGDFKDIKKMMLVK, from the coding sequence ATGGTAAATGCACAATCCATAGACAGGGTTCAAAGAAACCAGGTACAAAGAATGCAGGATGATAATGGCAGCATCAGTCTTATTCCAATCAACAGAACCCCTTTAGGTCCTCCATTTGTTACGGAATTAGCTGCCGGATTCGTTCAAGGCGATGTTATAATAGGACCTGAAATTGCGACTTCAATTTCCGGATTTTATGATTACAAAACAAATGGTGAGTCAAATCATTATATACAGCAGGACCCTGCAAACCCATTAGCGTTTCACGTTATCGACATGCAGGCAGATTCTGTGGATGCTACAGGTGTAACATCCAGAAGAATAAAATATGCATTTTCACTGGACGGCGGGGTTGTATGGTCATTTGCCGATAATGTTCCGGGAATCAGAGCAGGTTATGGAGTTCTTGCACTGAAATCAGACGGTTCAGCAATTATTGCAAATCATAGCCAACCGGGCGCAATTTTAAATGCGAATTTATATGTTGATGCTTTTCCGGGGTTAGGTTCTTTCACAGAATATCTTGCGCAGGCACCGAGTGCTATCTGGCCGCAGATTTCCGTATTAAGTAACGGCAATGTAATAATGCTGTCAAGACCTCAATCGTCAACATCAGGCGCACAAAATGATACTTTATATTACTGCATATGGAATGGAACGTCGCTTGGTCCGAAACAAGTTTTCTGGATTGCCACTCCTCCTTATGCAGGCGGTGTAGCATTCAGTAACATGGCATTTAATGTAGCTGACAATAATAACGGGACAGTCGGAATGATTGCAAATCCCGAACAAGAAATGGATGTATTCGAGAGTCCGATAGTGCACATGAAAATTTCTACAGACAATGCTGCAACTTTTGGAGAAGCATTCGATATATTTACTCCTTTCCTTGAAAACGGAAATCAGGATACAGTTTATATTGCGGGCGGACATGATTTAACTTTCAAACCGGGAACAAACGATTGGGTCTGGGTTGCTTCAGGAACAGCCGACGGTTTATTTGCAAAGACAAGATTGTTCTTAATAAAAGGTACAGGTAATACAGTTACTTCAACCCAGGTGATTGCAGATACAGTAAATCTTCCGATGATGGCAAGAACATATACACAAACATGGGCATTCCAATATCCAATTGACCACCCAAAACTCGGATGGTCAGAAGACGGCAGCGCTTTATACTGTTCATTTGATGTAGTTACTTCAGATACAGGAGCACGCGGATGGAACACAAGAGATGTATTTTACATGTATTCAACAAATAACGGCACTAACTGGTCTGAGCCGGTAAGAATCACCAATACTCCGACAATCGATGAAGGATTCCCGTCAATTTCACAATGGAACCTGGGAACAACTGCTTTGACTCATACACTTAATATGTCATATATGAAAGACCCGGGTGATGGTCCGTCTTCCTTTAACGGAACAGGTTTGCTGATGCCACCGACAAGAAACACATTGATATACAGGAAAATGACGATGGCAACAACTAATATTTCCAACAGCATTACAAACCTGAATGATTATAAGTTGTTACAAAATTATCCGAATCCGTTTAATCCATCTACAACCATAACGTATAACCTTCCGCGTAAAGAATTTGTTACGCTAAAAGTTTATAACGTATTAGGAAAAGAAGTAGCATCATTAGTTAATGCTACTCAGGATGCCGGCATTCAAAATATAACTTTTGACGCATCACGGCTTGCAAGCGGTTTATATTTCTATTCCATCTCTGCAGGTGATTTCAAAGACATTAAAAAGATGATGCTGGTAAAATAG